In Candidatus Roseilinea sp., one DNA window encodes the following:
- a CDS encoding DNA-binding response regulator translates to MSIRVLIADDHTLVRSGLRALLDNIPGVTVIGEAADGRQALALIQKDLPDIVLMDVGMAGLSGLEATLQVVKRHPQVRVIIVSMHKNEEYIMQALQAGASGYLFKDSAASELEQSIRAVMRGEQYLCPEGSRRVGEYEERFGFVFDHASRDGTGAGARSELTLREREVLQLVAEGRTMQEIAAILGISVKTVETHRYRLMDKLNIHHVTGLVRHAIKIGLVQVE, encoded by the coding sequence ATGTCAATCCGTGTATTGATTGCCGATGACCACACGCTGGTGCGCTCCGGGCTGCGGGCGCTTCTCGACAATATCCCTGGCGTCACCGTCATCGGCGAAGCAGCGGATGGCCGGCAGGCGCTCGCGCTCATTCAGAAAGATCTGCCCGACATCGTGCTGATGGATGTGGGCATGGCTGGCTTGAGCGGTCTGGAAGCGACGCTGCAGGTGGTGAAACGGCATCCGCAGGTGCGGGTCATCATCGTTTCGATGCACAAAAACGAAGAGTACATCATGCAGGCGCTGCAAGCCGGAGCGTCGGGCTACTTATTCAAAGACTCGGCTGCGTCCGAGCTGGAGCAATCCATCCGCGCCGTCATGCGCGGCGAGCAGTATTTGTGCCCGGAAGGATCGCGGCGCGTTGGCGAGTATGAGGAGCGCTTCGGATTCGTCTTCGATCATGCCAGCCGTGATGGCACCGGTGCCGGCGCGCGCTCAGAACTCACGCTGCGCGAGCGCGAGGTATTGCAGCTCGTCGCCGAAGGCCGCACGATGCAGGAGATCGCCGCTATTCTGGGGATCAGCGTCAAGACGGTCGAGACCCATCGCTACCGGCTTATGGACAAGTTGAACATCCATCACGTCACCGGCCTGGTGCGTCACGCGATCAAGATCGGCCTAGTGCAGGTGGAGTGA
- the metB gene encoding cystathionine gamma-synthase yields MNFETLAIHAGQPPDPAHGAVMTPIYQTSTYAQPKMGEATYDYARTANPTRTALQDCIAALEGGTHGLAFASGMAAIDCVLRLLKPGDHVLASNDVYGGTYRIFKRVYEGYGVQASFVEMSDLDAVRAAIRPNTHMIWIETPTNPLLKVADIAAIACLRDVVEPSIQIVVDNTFASPYLQQPLKLGADIVVHSATKYLGGHSDVVSGLIALNNDATFARLKFLQNAVGAVPGPLDCFLVLRGIKTLHVRMERHSANAMKIAMWLESHPKVEQVIYPGLPSHPQHAIAAKQMCTFGGMISFIVKGGAEEARRVAEGTRLFVLAESLGGVESLIEVPAAMTHMSVANSPLEVNPALIRLSVGIEHVDDLIADLKQALER; encoded by the coding sequence ATGAACTTTGAGACCCTCGCCATTCACGCCGGCCAGCCCCCCGATCCGGCCCACGGCGCGGTGATGACGCCGATCTACCAGACCTCGACCTACGCGCAGCCCAAGATGGGCGAAGCGACCTACGACTACGCCCGCACCGCCAACCCCACCCGCACCGCGCTGCAAGACTGCATCGCTGCGCTGGAGGGCGGCACACACGGCCTAGCGTTTGCCTCCGGCATGGCAGCCATTGACTGCGTGCTGCGCTTGCTCAAGCCCGGGGACCACGTGCTGGCCAGCAACGACGTGTATGGCGGAACGTATCGCATCTTCAAGCGCGTGTACGAGGGCTATGGCGTGCAGGCGTCGTTCGTCGAGATGAGTGACCTGGACGCCGTGCGCGCGGCCATCCGGCCGAATACGCACATGATCTGGATCGAGACACCGACCAATCCGCTGTTGAAGGTGGCCGACATCGCCGCGATCGCCTGCTTGCGCGACGTTGTGGAGCCGTCCATCCAGATCGTGGTAGATAACACCTTCGCCTCGCCCTACCTGCAGCAACCGCTCAAGCTCGGCGCAGACATCGTGGTGCACAGCGCCACCAAGTATCTGGGCGGCCATAGCGATGTGGTGAGTGGCCTGATCGCGCTCAACAACGACGCGACCTTTGCGCGCCTGAAGTTTTTGCAGAACGCCGTCGGTGCAGTGCCCGGCCCGCTGGATTGCTTCCTCGTCTTGCGCGGCATCAAGACGCTGCACGTGCGGATGGAGCGGCACAGCGCCAACGCCATGAAGATCGCGATGTGGCTCGAATCGCATCCCAAAGTGGAGCAGGTAATCTACCCCGGCCTGCCCTCACACCCGCAGCACGCCATCGCAGCGAAGCAGATGTGCACATTCGGCGGCATGATCTCGTTCATCGTAAAGGGCGGGGCGGAAGAGGCGCGCCGCGTGGCCGAGGGAACCCGGCTCTTTGTGCTGGCCGAGTCGCTGGGCGGGGTCGAATCGCTGATCGAAGTGCCGGCCGCCATGACCCACATGAGCGTCGCCAACTCGCCGCTCGAAGTCAACCCGGCGCTCATCCGGCTCTCCGTCGGCATCGAACACGTGGACGATTTGATCGCGGATTTGAAGCAGGCGCTCGAAAGATGA
- a CDS encoding putative lipid II flippase MurJ, protein MSRRSLARSAAIVAGCYVLSNVAGFVARLLINARFGAGPEQDAFRAAFVIPDLMFNVLAGGALASAFIPVYVGRLSQGETDAAWRLARAVMLIVFGALAALALLAAAFAPALIRHVVARQFDPDQAALTASLMRIMLIATVIFGVSGLLMGVLQSNDAFLAPAIAPSLYQLGMILGATVLGGLGIHGLAAGVVIGALMHLAVQLPSLWFVLRLAFSVNSPRKEQDTRRATQDAGRQTPNAPRSAIRGDLRQILMLMPPRMLGLGAVQINTLVNTTLASGLQGGVSAFNNAFAILVLPIAAIGQAVGTALFPAISAHAAREERAQFAAAFTRALNAVIALSLPAAVGMIVLGRPLIRLLFERGAFDARATEWVAFALALLAVGLPAHAALELVTRAFYALRDSVRPAMLAVFSVAVNILLSVMLYSAFARAGWLPFGGPALANAIATILETLILYALLVRRAESLLPRAAWVAFGRHGLAALTMGIIVWGWLRLAGDGAAATLAALVIGAASYFGLALALRSEEAQFAVGVLHDRFAR, encoded by the coding sequence ATGTCACGTCGCTCCCTCGCCCGCTCCGCTGCCATCGTCGCCGGGTGCTACGTGCTCAGCAACGTCGCCGGATTCGTCGCGCGCCTGTTGATCAACGCGCGCTTCGGGGCCGGCCCAGAGCAGGACGCCTTCCGCGCCGCGTTCGTCATTCCCGACCTGATGTTCAACGTGCTGGCCGGCGGGGCGCTGGCCTCGGCGTTCATCCCGGTGTACGTCGGCCGGCTGAGCCAGGGCGAGACGGATGCGGCCTGGCGGCTGGCGCGCGCGGTGATGTTGATCGTGTTCGGCGCGCTGGCGGCGCTGGCGCTGCTTGCCGCCGCGTTCGCGCCGGCCCTCATCCGTCACGTCGTCGCCCGGCAGTTCGACCCCGACCAAGCCGCGCTCACCGCCTCGCTCATGCGCATCATGTTGATCGCCACGGTGATCTTCGGCGTGAGCGGCCTGCTGATGGGCGTGCTGCAATCGAACGACGCCTTCCTGGCGCCGGCCATCGCGCCCAGCCTCTACCAGCTCGGCATGATCCTGGGCGCCACCGTCCTGGGCGGCCTGGGCATCCACGGCCTGGCAGCCGGCGTGGTGATCGGCGCACTGATGCACCTGGCCGTGCAACTGCCGTCGCTGTGGTTCGTCCTGCGTCTTGCGTTTTCCGTCAACTCCCCGCGCAAGGAGCAAGACACACGACGGGCGACACAAGACGCCGGACGCCAGACGCCAAACGCCCCCCGCTCGGCGATCCGCGGCGACCTGCGCCAGATCCTCATGCTGATGCCGCCGCGCATGTTGGGCCTGGGGGCCGTGCAAATCAACACCCTGGTGAACACCACGCTGGCTTCGGGCCTCCAGGGCGGCGTGTCGGCCTTCAACAACGCGTTCGCCATCCTGGTGCTGCCCATTGCGGCAATCGGTCAAGCCGTCGGCACGGCGCTGTTCCCGGCGATCAGCGCGCATGCGGCGCGGGAGGAACGCGCGCAATTCGCGGCGGCGTTCACCCGCGCCCTGAACGCCGTCATCGCGCTGAGCCTGCCGGCAGCGGTCGGCATGATCGTGCTGGGCCGGCCACTGATCCGCTTGCTGTTCGAGCGCGGCGCATTCGACGCGCGCGCGACCGAGTGGGTGGCTTTCGCGCTGGCGCTGCTGGCGGTGGGCTTGCCGGCGCATGCGGCGCTCGAGCTGGTCACGCGGGCGTTCTACGCCTTGAGGGACAGCGTGCGGCCGGCGATGCTAGCCGTGTTCAGCGTCGCAGTGAACATCCTGCTCAGCGTCATGCTGTATTCGGCGTTCGCGCGCGCCGGCTGGCTGCCGTTCGGCGGGCCGGCGCTGGCCAACGCGATCGCCACGATCCTCGAGACGCTGATCCTTTACGCGCTGCTCGTCCGACGGGCGGAGAGTCTATTGCCGCGCGCGGCCTGGGTCGCGTTCGGCAGGCATGGGTTAGCCGCGCTGACGATGGGGATCATCGTGTGGGGATGGCTGCGCCTGGCCGGCGATGGCGCGGCGGCGACGCTTGCGGCGCTCGTCATCGGGGCAGCGTCCTATTTCGGCCTGGCGCTGGCGCTGCGGAGCGAAGAGGCGCAGTTCGCGGTCGGTGTTCTGCATGACCGGTTCGCGCGGTGA
- the mfd gene encoding transcription-repair-coupling factor: MSLRGLTEIIAGSPALQALVEDIGLGRAPASLGLPRAARPFVLAALQRHLGQPIVYVTASVEASRIATDALGNLADVPVLRFVEPNTAFYDSVPPVREVIAQRSVVLATLSQPTSPPAIIVTSPRALMHSVAPATTFKLNTRVIRRDATINLESMLEHWVRIGYEGEPVVERIGAFSRRGGIVDVWSPAHPLPVRIELFGNVADSIRAFDPGTQRSSETLEHVVITPLDMTTVGPQTLLGYLDASALLMIDDEEELRDAWRALEEKAHRERETLAESGAIEDARPPYVTWDEFTTARRSIRSLILGQSEAGALRAHPLATQFAQPPHFAGQLTPLLDYLKTQRSAGDRVRTVVVSRQAARLAELWSERHPAIAAQTALDEPPQGALTFVSAALPAGFIWNAELSIENEALGTANSQFSILTSQFILLTDAEIYGFVRPEWFLRTRARKFAPEQAFADWQPGDAVVHEDYGIGIYRGLVRLTVNTGTASHPVEGEREYLLLEYADGDRLYVPLHQLDRVTRYVGSDDAPPRLDKLGSGQWEREKQKARGAAAELARELLQLYAERELARRPPFSKDTPWQIEMESAFPFIETDDQLQAIREVKADMEKPQPMDRLVVGDVGFGKTEVALRAAFKAVQDGKQVAVLVPTTVLAQQHWNTFTQRLASYPIRIEMLSRFRTPAEKRAALEGLRDGTVDIVIGTHALLGKEVKFKDLGLLVIDEEHRFGVAAKEKLKRMRAEVDVLTLTATPIPRTLYLGLSGVRAISRIETPPAERLPIISFIGPWDDAIVQQAIRRELDREGQVFFVHNRVQTIHLVEQKLRRLVPEANIAVAHGQMNERELARVMTRFAEGAARTERIDVLLCTNIIESGLDIPNANTIIVDHADHFGLAELYQLRGRVGRSTVQAYAYFLHDRHTQMTPEARERLATLRESAGIGAGYAIAMRDLELRGAGELLGAKQSGHIAAIGFDLYTRLLANQVQTLRALRDGTPPPPPEPKAVTIDLPLTVGLPESYIGDATLRVQLYRRAASLSNEAEIRAFEEELEDRFGKLPQPARNLTYQLRLKLLANALGAQSITTDGNRFTIRAEAIGQMDSRRVRHMIGEDALIGRTQVSLLRSGTPEQWKQRLMDALRKLAEIKAALPPAPRTPESPARVVAPAVEPQEAGRLPPMTQDDW, translated from the coding sequence CGGCGTTCTACGACAGCGTCCCGCCGGTGCGCGAGGTGATCGCGCAACGCTCGGTTGTGCTTGCGACGCTGAGCCAACCGACCAGCCCGCCCGCCATCATCGTCACCAGCCCGCGCGCGCTGATGCATTCCGTGGCGCCGGCGACTACCTTCAAGCTGAACACGCGCGTCATCCGCCGCGACGCAACGATCAACCTGGAGTCCATGCTCGAGCATTGGGTCAGGATCGGCTACGAGGGCGAGCCGGTGGTCGAGCGCATCGGCGCGTTCAGCCGGCGTGGCGGCATCGTGGACGTGTGGTCGCCCGCGCATCCGCTGCCGGTCCGCATCGAATTGTTCGGCAACGTCGCCGATTCGATCCGCGCCTTCGATCCAGGCACACAACGCAGCAGCGAGACGCTGGAGCACGTGGTCATTACGCCGCTCGACATGACGACGGTCGGCCCCCAGACGTTGCTCGGCTACCTGGACGCCTCCGCCCTGTTGATGATTGACGACGAGGAAGAACTGCGCGACGCGTGGCGCGCGCTGGAGGAGAAGGCCCACCGCGAGCGCGAGACGTTGGCCGAATCCGGCGCCATCGAAGACGCGCGTCCTCCATACGTCACCTGGGACGAATTCACAACGGCGCGCCGTTCCATTCGTAGCCTCATCCTGGGACAGAGCGAGGCGGGCGCGTTGCGCGCGCACCCGTTGGCCACACAGTTCGCCCAGCCGCCGCACTTCGCCGGCCAGCTCACGCCGCTGCTGGATTACCTCAAGACGCAGCGCAGCGCCGGCGACCGCGTCAGGACCGTCGTGGTTTCGCGGCAAGCGGCGCGTTTGGCCGAGTTGTGGTCGGAGCGCCACCCGGCCATCGCCGCGCAGACCGCGCTCGACGAACCTCCCCAGGGCGCGCTGACCTTCGTCAGCGCCGCGCTGCCTGCGGGCTTCATCTGGAATGCAGAATTGAGCATTGAGAATGAAGCATTGGGAACGGCAAATTCTCAATTCTCAATTCTCACTTCTCAATTCATCCTGTTGACCGACGCGGAGATCTACGGCTTCGTGCGGCCGGAGTGGTTCCTGCGCACGCGCGCGCGCAAGTTCGCGCCGGAGCAAGCCTTCGCCGACTGGCAGCCCGGCGACGCCGTGGTGCATGAAGACTATGGCATCGGCATCTACCGTGGCCTAGTGCGGCTGACCGTCAACACCGGCACGGCCAGCCATCCCGTCGAGGGCGAGCGCGAGTATCTGCTGCTCGAATACGCCGACGGCGACCGGCTCTATGTGCCGCTGCACCAGCTCGACCGCGTGACGCGCTACGTGGGCAGCGATGACGCGCCGCCACGCCTCGACAAACTGGGCAGCGGCCAGTGGGAGCGCGAGAAGCAGAAGGCGCGCGGCGCAGCCGCCGAGCTGGCCCGCGAACTGCTGCAACTCTACGCCGAGCGTGAGCTGGCCCGCCGTCCGCCGTTCAGCAAAGACACACCGTGGCAGATCGAGATGGAGTCGGCCTTCCCGTTCATCGAGACCGACGACCAGCTCCAGGCTATCCGCGAGGTGAAGGCCGACATGGAGAAGCCGCAGCCGATGGACCGCCTGGTGGTGGGCGACGTCGGCTTCGGCAAGACCGAGGTGGCGCTGCGCGCGGCGTTCAAGGCCGTGCAGGATGGAAAGCAGGTCGCCGTGCTCGTGCCGACCACGGTGCTTGCGCAGCAGCACTGGAACACCTTTACGCAGCGATTGGCGTCGTATCCGATTCGCATCGAGATGCTGTCGCGCTTTCGCACGCCGGCGGAGAAGCGCGCGGCGCTCGAAGGGCTGCGCGACGGCACGGTGGACATCGTAATCGGCACCCACGCGCTGCTCGGCAAAGAGGTGAAGTTCAAAGACCTCGGCCTGCTCGTCATTGACGAGGAGCATCGCTTCGGCGTGGCGGCCAAGGAGAAGTTGAAGCGCATGCGCGCCGAGGTGGACGTGCTCACCCTGACCGCCACGCCCATCCCGCGCACGCTGTACTTGGGCCTGAGCGGCGTGCGCGCCATCAGCCGCATCGAGACGCCGCCGGCGGAGCGCCTGCCGATCATCAGCTTCATCGGCCCATGGGACGACGCCATCGTGCAGCAGGCCATTCGCCGCGAGCTGGACCGCGAGGGTCAAGTGTTCTTCGTGCACAACCGCGTGCAGACCATTCACCTGGTCGAGCAGAAGCTGCGCCGGCTGGTGCCGGAGGCGAACATCGCCGTGGCGCACGGACAGATGAACGAGCGCGAACTGGCCAGGGTCATGACGCGCTTCGCCGAGGGCGCGGCACGCACCGAGCGCATTGACGTGTTGTTGTGCACCAACATCATCGAGAGCGGCCTGGATATCCCGAACGCCAACACCATCATCGTGGATCACGCCGATCACTTCGGCTTGGCCGAGTTGTATCAATTGCGCGGGCGCGTCGGGCGGTCCACGGTTCAGGCCTACGCTTATTTCCTACACGACCGCCACACGCAAATGACGCCCGAGGCGCGCGAGCGGCTGGCGACGCTGCGCGAATCGGCCGGCATCGGCGCTGGCTATGCGATTGCCATGCGTGACCTGGAGCTGCGTGGCGCGGGCGAGCTGCTCGGCGCCAAGCAGAGCGGCCACATCGCCGCGATCGGCTTCGACCTCTATACCCGCCTGCTGGCCAACCAGGTGCAGACGCTGCGTGCCCTGCGCGATGGAACGCCGCCTCCGCCGCCGGAGCCAAAGGCCGTGACGATTGACCTGCCGCTGACCGTCGGGCTGCCGGAGAGCTATATCGGCGATGCAACACTGCGCGTGCAGTTGTATCGCCGCGCCGCCAGCCTGAGCAACGAAGCGGAGATTCGCGCATTTGAAGAGGAGCTGGAAGATCGCTTCGGCAAGCTGCCCCAACCGGCGCGTAACCTCACCTATCAGTTGCGACTGAAGCTGCTTGCGAATGCGCTGGGCGCGCAGAGCATCACCACCGACGGCAACCGCTTCACCATCCGCGCCGAGGCCATCGGCCAGATGGATTCACGTCGCGTGCGCCACATGATCGGCGAGGACGCGCTGATCGGCCGGACGCAGGTTTCGCTCCTGCGCAGCGGGACGCCGGAGCAATGGAAACAGCGGCTGATGGATGCGCTGCGGAAGCTGGCCGAGATCAAGGCCGCGCTGCCGCCGGCGCCGAGGACGCCAGAATCGCCTGCGCGCGTGGTCGCGCCCGCCGTCGAACCTCAGGAGGCAGGCCGCCTCCCCCCGATGACACAAGACGACTGGTGA